TCGCAAGGCTCCCGAAAACTCCCCCCTGCACGATCCCCAAGACGCCGGCGACCGCGCCCGCGCCAAGCTCTACGCCCCCGTGCTCCAGCACGAAGATCCCGCCGTGATCGCCAACAGCCTAATCTGCTTGATTCATCAAGCCAACTACCTGCTCGACCAGCAGCTGATTAGCCAAGAGCAAAACTTCATCGAAGGCGGCGGCTTCTCCGAACAACTCGCCAGCGCCCGCATCGCCGAAAGGCGTAAAAAGGATCGGTCCGATCGGGCCAATCAGACTGACTTGTCCCGGCGTAGCTCAACGAAGCCGGATCAAAGCCACATCCCCAAATGCCCAATCTGCGGCGAGCTCATGGCCCTCCGCACCGCCCGCCAGGGCAAAAACGAAGGCCACCAATTTTGGGGCTGCACCCAATACCCCGACTGCAAAGGCACCGCGCCCGTATAAAGTGATCCGTCCGATCCGATCAACCTGTCCCGGCGTAGCTCAGCGAAGCCGGATCCGACCACACCCATGTTCCGTCTAAGCAACATGCGTCCACTTTACGCAAAAACTTGCGAATCTCCCTAACGTTGACAGGTTAGCTAGAAGAACCAAAGTTTAGGGCAAAAAGAAACCCCGGCTCCGAGCACCGTCGCGAAGGACGGGAGAAGGATTTCCGAGGTGAACGCTCATCAAAGTAGAGAACCGCCGATAAAAATCAAGCATGAACTCCAGCGGCTACGATCAGATCATACAGACACTCGCCGAATTATCAAAAACACTCGACCGTTACACCCAGACGCGGCAAGCTGGCCTCAAACCATGGATCGATCAAATAAATCATTAAATGTATATGCCAACCCCACGGCCGCTCCACGGACAACCACAAAGGTAATTACATGTCATCTTTTTTCAGCCTAAAGTCGTTTCAGGATTAGAGTTAGTCCAAGAATTAGAACCATGAGCCATCCAGCCAAAACACTGAATCAAGTCTCCACAGAAGCACACCAAGTGCTCTGCGAACGCTTAGGCGTAGCCGACACCGTCCGCTTCTTGAATCAATTCAAGAACGGAAAGGGTAATTACACTAAAGAGCGCGACGCCACCCTCGAAGACATGAGCGTTCAAGAAGCCGCAGCAGCCATCCGAAAGTCGAAGGAAGCTAAGAATACAAACATAACGACATGACCCGTTTTCCAGCCCCTGCCTTACCAAGACCGGGATGAGGCCCTGGATATCCTCGATTCAGAAAATATAAACGAAGCCACTCTTTTCCCTGGAGAAGACGGTTTCGTGCGGAATCTCAACAAAAAGAATTTCGGCGAAATTTAATTTCCTTCACCTGTCTATCTTCACTCAAACCTCAATAACTGCTCACAATGCATCCTTTTCATATCCCGAAACAAACTGACGTTGATATCGTAAACGCCCTTGGTCGAATCCGGGACGAGCTGAATGACGTCTGGAAATTGACCATTCATGTAAACCTACCGCCCACGGGCAATTTGGTTCAGCTAAATGGTGAAATTCCTGCTGAAGAAAAAAGCCTACAGTTTGTCTTTAACAATCATTCAGAGGTCATACCAGAATTTAGGCTCCAAGAAGGGAATGTCGTGGTATTTCAAATCCAACGCAAATCAGAGGTCACTGATAACGCCGAGATTCACAACAATGCATTCAATCAAAGTAAGGACGAGAATCAAAAGGCGCAGCGCTTCGTTGCGTTAATGAGTAGCGCGCGAAAAGCACTAAGAGCCCTGGATATTGAAGCTGCCTTTGAGGGGGAAAAAGATACAACGTGGAATCGATATCGAAAAGCTCAGTCCGCCACGCTCAATAGCCTCCAAAAGGCAACAGCAGATTTGATCCTCAAGGCTAGCGAACAGAATGCCCGGTTGGACGAGGCCCGATCTAAAAAGTTCTCCCAACTCGAAGAAAAACTTAGAGGCGAAATTGCAGAAGAGCGTAAGACCTTGGAAGAAGCTCATCAATCTCGACTTGATAAGCTGGAGATAAAAGAAAAAGCACAAGAAAAACGCGAGGCTGAGTTCGAGACCAAGGAGTCTCACTATGTGGCAAGGCAAAAACAGGCAGAGCAGATTAAACAAGTACAAGATTGGCTTGAAGAATGGAAACTTACTCCTGGGACTACAAAAAAACGTAGGCCAATTGCTTTTGCTTATTGCGCAGCGTTAATCTTCACGGGCTTGCTTAGCCTATATGCGACCTGGCACAGTTACAACTTACTCCAAGATGTCGACAAGATCGCTAGCCTCGAATGGTGGCAGTGGCTTGGGATTTGGGCAAAATCGATATTTCCATTGGCCGGTTTCATAACATTCATGATCTACTTTATCCGTTGGTCTGGAGATTGGGCGAGGCAACACTCCGACGAGGAGTTTCGGAATAGAACTCGCCTAGTCGACATCGGGCGCTCTTCGTGGATATTGGAAGCGGTGCGTGACGCGCAGGAACGAAAAAGTGAACTTCCGCCTCAGTTACTGGAGGAACTATCGCGCAACCTTTTCTCTCATACTTCGCGTCCAGAGGGAGACATTCACCCACAGGCCATTTCAGATCTATTGTCGAACGGGCTTACTGGCTTGCGAGTGAAAACCAGCGACGGATCTGAAGTTGAAGCAACCAGAGGGAAACTACGGTAAATCTAATGCCTGACACCCCACACAAATCGATCCTAGATCGTAGCATCTTTCGCTTGCAAATCGAAGAATCTTTCGCACCTCAGCTAAAACTGCTGGAGCAGATGGTGAACTACGGCACCAACCTAGTCCCGCGCTGCTTTGATAGCTCAGACAAACAGCTACCAGACATCGTCTGCATCGGGTCTTTCCTTAAACATGCAGTCAGCGCCCTTGATGCCATTCACATCCTTGTCCAGGAAGGTGCAACGACTGCATGCCAGGCACACATACGGTCCATTTTCGAAATCAACCTGTACATTGAATGGATCTGTCAAGAAGACTACGAAAAGCGTGGAGTCGCTTACTTTGTCTGGAATATCCGGAAGAAGCGCTATTGGAATCGCTGCGCACTTGAGGGAACAGCAGAGCATAAGGCTCATCAACAGCACATGAAAGGCATGGACACGAGTCGAACATCCAAACGATTTGATCAAGCTGAGTTATGGAATGCAGTCAATCAGGATGACAAACGTCTACAACATCCTGAATTGGCCACTGTGAACGACATGTTTGAACAACGGATGAAAAAATCAGGGAAGGACGTTGAATGGTATGTGCCCTTTGGGGTCAGCGGGTTAAGAGACATAGCAATCAAGCTCAACAAGGAAGCAGTGTATAAAGTATTTTTTGGAAAACTATCCGAAGCAACCCACGGTCAAACATTGGAACAGCAGCTCTACTTTTCAGATACCACAGGTGTGATGCATTTCGACCACATCCGCACCCTAGCACGAGTAGATGACGTCTTTAAACTAACATTCCTGCAAGTTATGGATCTTTATTCGCAGACACTCAGGCGATATCGTCCAGATGAAGAAAAAGCCTTTTATCACAAGTATCAAAATGAATGGCGCGATGCATACTGGCGGGTTCCTAAGGTTTCTAAACAGAATGGAACTTACCACATTACCGAAGGGGAAGAACCACCTGCATTTACAGATTTATGAATTACATCCGCTTCAGATATAACTACTATAGCATTGGCCAAGGCCTCTTTTCTTCCGGTGCTTTACTTGATCCCTATAAGCAAAAGCCCAAATACCTTTGGGTCTATGATTGTGGTAGCGCCTCCAAGGGAGCATTTGGGACCAAAGCGCAGAATATAGACCATTCACTGGACAAACTATCAAGAGTGGGACGCAAAACCGAGACCATAGACCTCCTAACTCTCTCTCACTTTGACAAAGACCATGTAAATGGTGTGGTTCAGCTTCTCACCAGATTCAGGGTAAAGATACTATTACTGCCTTATCTAGGTCTAACGGAGCGACTACTGATTGCGCTTGGAAGTGAGTCGGATGGTGATACTGCCGAAATCCTGGACTTTTTGATTGATCCCGCCAGCTACCTAACCGAACACGCGCCCAAGGGCATTGAGCGTATTGTATTTGTTCCTCCAAGCAGTGGCGATACCGCCCCTCCTGCAGAAGGTGAATATCCGCCTGAATCGCCGGATCGCGATAAGGAAAACCGCGAAGTTGAACCTAGATATTTTTCTGAACAAAAGCCTCCTGAAGATGATACACTAGTCCGACATGCCCCTGGATTAATCGCGAAAAGTGGTGAGAAAACTCAGGTTGAATACCTGGGAGCGGACACAGGTATCACGATTAGCCCGTTCTGGGAATTCATTCCGTATAACGAAAAAAGAATCCAAGCCATACCGACAAGCTTCAAGAATCAGGTCATGCAATTAAAGGACCAGTTGCTCAATAACTCGAAATCAGCAATCGCTCAGCTTAGAAGTCTATACGACTCAACCTTTGGAAGCGATGGACCAAGTAGAAACGACATCTCATTGTTTCTTTATTGTGGCCCAATCTACAGCACATGGCGGAATCCCTCAATCTATGGCGTATATGGCGGCGAAAAGTATATGGCTCGCCGGTGGATACGGAACCATAGATTTCATTACGCTTCCGGAGTTCGCATGGTAAGCCAACTATACACAGGAGACGGATACCTCGACACACTGGACAGGATCAATGCACTAAAAGAGCATCTCGGTGTAGAAAGATGGACCGCTATTTCGGTCTTCCAGGTCATGCATCATGGTTCACGGAAAAATTGGTGTCCTCAAGTCGGCCCAGAGTTTCGAGATCTCTGCCTAAAGGTTTGTTGCTCAGATCCCAGCCACTATGGACACCCTCACCAAGAAGTGAAGAACGACCTGCGTCCACTCTTTCAAGTTAACCTGAATCCACTAACGATCGAAGGTAGGCTATATTTGTAGGCATAGATATGAAACAAGAAGAAATGGACGAAGACTATAAGGCGGTTCTCGAAGAACTGTTGGCAGAGCACAAGGAGTTCGATGAAAGATTCGCTCGAGGCGAACCGAATCCACTCGGCAATTTAAACCGCCGCAATTTCCGGACTCTTATCAAAGTTAACATGTGGGGCTGGCTTAAAGTCCAAGCCTCGCCGAGAGTTTTTTCACTATATCAGAAAAAATTTGAGTCCATGTTAAACGAATGCAAGGAATATTGCTCCCAAGAGACATCATTGACTCACAAACAGGAATGCGAGAAACTCATAGCCGAAGTTGAGCAATTATATACTGCTAAACTAAGGAAACAAGAGCAAGTGAAGCAACTTGCAACTGAGAAGCTTGCATGGGAACTTCTGCCTCCCGGCGAAACGACCTTTGAGCGTTTAAATAGCGCAATTGAAAAATCTAAAGTATACAGAGACGAAGCTTTTGATCGCTCACGTCTCGACACTGCGTATTCCCTAAACCCAAATAAAATCTATGTAGGTCAGAATGAGTTCTCCGGTTACTTCGCGTTCTTATACCCTTGGACAACAAAAGTGCTCTTGGAAAATCCGAACTATGGCAATGCGGCTTACGTCTTCACTGACTCATGGAAAACGCTTTCACGCTTACCAAAGTCCAAGCTACTCGCCTACCATGCAAACAAAGTTAAAAAGTTAATTCATCACAAACAATCAGACGGATGGAAGTCAGAATTAATGAGAGCATTAACGAGCCAGTAGAAAACAATACTTAAAAAACCATAAATGCTGCGGGCAAAAAAAGATGACATGTCATTACCTTTGTGGTCAACGTATAGCCAGCATCCCCCACTCTTTTAAAATCATGGCTCGCAGTCTTCGAATTGAGAAAGAGAACGGCGTTTACCACATCATCAACCGTGGGAACTACCCTCCTTCGCTAAACGAGCTACGGCGGACATGCCGGCAGGATTTATTCATCAACGAAGGTGCCCACTTAGCATTCGAGAAGTGCTTATTTGAAGCCTGCGAGAAATGTGAATGGATACTTGAAGGATTTTGCGTGATGACCAACCACTTCCACCTGGTCGTCCGCACACCGAAAGGAAATTTGATCTATGGGATGTTCCGAGGCCTATGGCCGACAAGACCGGCTGCGTAGCAGACCGGAACAGTGGTTGCAGTCCACATTCGCGAATCGCTACCACAAGTTCCGCAAAGTGCACGGCAAGCTGTTTGCTCGCCAAGCTGCCCGAGGGGCACCCGCTTCACTCACCCGCGCTGCGGGCTACGCCATCTACGCACTGTCGTGCTCCGTCAAGGACGCTATGGATGCCAAATCAATCGTAGCAGATCTCAAATCAGCCGAATAGAAAGTGATGCTGGTCACCCTACTGAAACAAAAGTCCAGCGCTACCAATGTCTGAATCACCCAACAGATTAACATGGGAACGCCTGATGCAGTCAGCCGATATGTTTCCGAATTCAAACAGAACAAAGGCGACAAAACCAAGGCATACAAAGAGCTGACCACAAAGGTAATGACATGACCCAAATGGCACGGCAAAACCTGTTTTGGACACTAGTGAACTTCGAATCGATTAATTTCATTGCGTTAGCATGTTCGTTTGTGATTTTCAATGTTAATACTAAGAACATTGATGAAAATGAAACGATTGATCCATTCTATTTTCTGCCTGCTTGCACTGTCTGGTATCACCTCGTGGGGCAACGCCGAGACTTACTTAGTCGCAGGCACCAACGTAACATTGACCTACAGTGTAAGTGGAGATTCTGCGGAAGTGACGATTACCGATTGTAATGAAGATGCCATGGGCGCTCTGATCATCCCTGCAATGATAAATAGTCAGCCAGTGACGAGGATTTCCGACGATGCCTTCCGTGGATGCTCTAGTCTCACTGCGGTGACTATTTCAAATGGTGTCACTGAAATTGGCAACAGTGCATTCTATCAATGCCGCGATCTACAATCTATAATCATCCCAGACAGCGTCACAAGTATCGGAATGTTCAGCTTCGGCTGGTGTGAAGACCTATCCGTCGTCACTATCTCTAGCCGCGTGGTAAGTATCGGTTATAATGCGTTTGCGCTTTGCCATAGCTTGCTAAGCATTGATGTGGATCCAATGAATCAGTCATATACGAGTATCGATGGTGTTCTATTTAATAAATCCAAATCAACTTTGATTAATTACCCCTCTGGTCGCACCGGACCCTACGAAATACCGCATGGTGTTGTGACGATCGAGCGCAGTGCTTTTTTGCAATCTTACCATTTGACCGAAATTTCAATGCCTAGCAGTCTGGAGACAATCCATGCATTAGCTTTTAATGATTGTTCAAGTTTAACTCATGTTACAATTCCTAGCAATGTGTCAGTTATTGGTATAGCGGCTTTTGAAGGTTGTTCCCGCCTCAAGAGCATATCAATTTTAGGCAACCTAGATTCGATTGGGAATTTGGCTTTTGATAGATGCTGGCGCCTTACCAATATAAGTTTTGAAGCTGGGGCACCTAGTCACGTTGATTCCGACATCTTTTATAGGGATACCCCTTCGAACTTAACGATTTATTTCTACGAAGGTGCCGTTGGGTTTTCAGAGCCTACTTGGCAGGGTTTTACTGCAGTCATGCTCAGCGGCCCCGCAGAAGATCTTGATGGGGATGGCTGGGGGCACAAATTGGAGAGCCGTCTTGGCACTGATGTTAGGAATAGTAACGATCACCTGCAAAATTGGATCTCTAAAGGCATAGAGGGGTTAAAGCTGCACTATGGACCGCACAGTGACAATGTAAACTTCGCTGTCGAATACACGACAGATTTAACGGACCCAGATAGTTGGCTGGCAGTGGACGAGCTTGATTTTGCTGGTGATCAAGGGGAGCAAGTCGCCACCTTACCAGATCACGATGGTAGCCATGTTTTTTATCGTATTAGCGCAAGTGCAGCCCAGTAAGCAGGACTGATAATAGAAATCTGAGGAACCACTGCTGTCCAAAACAGAGGATTCCTCGGTAAGATGCCCAGGCGATTTTAGAGCAGTCTGCATTCAAGTAGACATGCGGGCTGGCTAAAATTTCACTGAAAAGTCCGCATCTACGTTGTCCTTTCCTCGCAATGCCCTCAGGCTGTGGCCAATAGCCACCTTCAGCCGTATCGAACTAAAGATGACGGCTCCCAATCATTTAATTCTCCATCCTCAAAATGGAAAAGACAGTTCAGCAAAATGAAGACTCTTCTATCAATGCTATACCTCGCCCTGGGTGCGACCGTATATGCGTCCAACCAACCGAATGTATTGTTCATCTCGGTCGATGACATGAATGATTTCCCTGCGTTCGCAAATCGCTACCCAGACGCCAAGACCCCACACATGAATCGTCTTGCAGAGAGAGGCACCGTGTTTGCAAACGCGCATTGCCAGTTTCCGATCTGTGGCCCCTCGCGAGCCAGCGTCATGTCAGGCTTACACCCCTCGGCCCTAGGCTACGATCATCATATGAAGGATAATGATCTCCAAGAGCGAGCCAACGAAATGGGAACGGATTTGCTGCACAGCTACTTCTCCAAGAACGGCTATACCACTTTGGCTATTGGCAAAATTTACCACACACATGTGCCTGAGAATAGCGTCGATGTCAGCGGTGGCCGAGAAGACTTCAGTGAAGGCACCGGACTACTAAAAGAGAATTGGCCACAAGAGAACACCAGAACGGACTGGGCAATGGCCCCGGAACGTGATGATCAACTACCCGACTTCCGGACCGCTCAATGGACAGTTGAACAGCTACAAGCCGAACACCAGAAGCCATTCTTCATGATGGTCGGCTTTTTACGCCCGCATGTCCCATGGTATGTCCCCAAAAAGTGGTTTGACCTATATGATAAAGACAAGCTGACACTGCCGGCCTACCGCTCAGACGATTTAGACGACATTCCAGACATCGCGAAACGAATCAGCATATATGAAA
The nucleotide sequence above comes from Coraliomargarita algicola. Encoded proteins:
- a CDS encoding DUF5677 domain-containing protein, translated to MPDTPHKSILDRSIFRLQIEESFAPQLKLLEQMVNYGTNLVPRCFDSSDKQLPDIVCIGSFLKHAVSALDAIHILVQEGATTACQAHIRSIFEINLYIEWICQEDYEKRGVAYFVWNIRKKRYWNRCALEGTAEHKAHQQHMKGMDTSRTSKRFDQAELWNAVNQDDKRLQHPELATVNDMFEQRMKKSGKDVEWYVPFGVSGLRDIAIKLNKEAVYKVFFGKLSEATHGQTLEQQLYFSDTTGVMHFDHIRTLARVDDVFKLTFLQVMDLYSQTLRRYRPDEEKAFYHKYQNEWRDAYWRVPKVSKQNGTYHITEGEEPPAFTDL
- a CDS encoding four helix bundle suffix domain-containing protein, whose amino-acid sequence is MPDAPADRQPAKRRLRPSGGYRKLRSFQTTTLIYDGTVSFCRRFVSGYSRTQDQMIQAARSGRQNIAEGNRAGAVSTKSELKLTNVARASLEELLLDFEDYLRQNDLPLWDPNGSQAKQVRELGSQIRKAPENSPLHDPQDAGDRARAKLYAPVLQHEDPAVIANSLICLIHQANYLLDQQLISQEQNFIEGGGFSEQLASARIAERRKKDRSDRANQTDLSRRSSTKPDQSHIPKCPICGELMALRTARQGKNEGHQFWGCTQYPDCKGTAPV
- a CDS encoding sulfatase; this encodes MKTLLSMLYLALGATVYASNQPNVLFISVDDMNDFPAFANRYPDAKTPHMNRLAERGTVFANAHCQFPICGPSRASVMSGLHPSALGYDHHMKDNDLQERANEMGTDLLHSYFSKNGYTTLAIGKIYHTHVPENSVDVSGGREDFSEGTGLLKENWPQENTRTDWAMAPERDDQLPDFRTAQWTVEQLQAEHQKPFFMMVGFLRPHVPWYVPKKWFDLYDKDKLTLPAYRSDDLDDIPDIAKRISIYENMPRTDWAIENKQWRNILHAYLASISFADAQVGKVLDALDASPYRDNTIIVLWSDHGYQLGEKNTFQKHSLWDRSTHVPMIIVDPRHQAGQRSERVVSLLDLYPTLVELCDLPTNVINQGRSLVPLLKAPTTEWPYPAITGWKENSFSILNERYRYIRYGDGSEELYDHQNDLNEFTNMANNTAYNETKSKMAAALDSTLEQIHSK
- a CDS encoding leucine-rich repeat domain-containing protein, with protein sequence MKRLIHSIFCLLALSGITSWGNAETYLVAGTNVTLTYSVSGDSAEVTITDCNEDAMGALIIPAMINSQPVTRISDDAFRGCSSLTAVTISNGVTEIGNSAFYQCRDLQSIIIPDSVTSIGMFSFGWCEDLSVVTISSRVVSIGYNAFALCHSLLSIDVDPMNQSYTSIDGVLFNKSKSTLINYPSGRTGPYEIPHGVVTIERSAFLQSYHLTEISMPSSLETIHALAFNDCSSLTHVTIPSNVSVIGIAAFEGCSRLKSISILGNLDSIGNLAFDRCWRLTNISFEAGAPSHVDSDIFYRDTPSNLTIYFYEGAVGFSEPTWQGFTAVMLSGPAEDLDGDGWGHKLESRLGTDVRNSNDHLQNWISKGIEGLKLHYGPHSDNVNFAVEYTTDLTDPDSWLAVDELDFAGDQGEQVATLPDHDGSHVFYRISASAAQ